In one window of Mobiluncus massiliensis DNA:
- the lepA gene encoding translation elongation factor 4 — protein sequence MPIPGDALLQSIAPAATDPSLIRNFSIIAHIDHGKSTLADRMLQLTGVVSDREMRAQYLDRMDIERERGITIKSQAVRMPWQVGDTAYALNMIDTPGHVDFTYEVSRSLAACEGAVLLVDASQGIEAQTLANLYLALEGDLTIIPVLNKIDLPGAMPEKHAEELANLIGCQPEDCLRVSGKTGEGVQALLDEIVSQVPPPAGQPDAPTRALIFDSVYDTYRGVVTYVRVMDGSLTARQKINMMSTGTTHELLELGVISPDPIPTKGIGAGEVGYLITGVKDVRQSRVGDTVTSAEKGASEPLPGYRDPMPMVFSGLYPIDGTDFPVLRDALDKLKLNDASLTFEPESSAALGSGFRCGFLGLLHLEIIRERLEREFDLVLISTAPNVEYVVVAEDGTETHVMNPSEFPEGKVKEVREPVVAATILTPSDFVGPVMELCQDRRGAMKNMEYLSSDRVELHYTLPLGEIVYDFFDQLKSRTKGYASLDYHLDGMAPADLVRVDILLNGEQVDAFSAIVHKDNAYSYGTAMATKLRKLIPRQQFEVPIQAAIGTRIIARENIRALRKDMLAKCYGGDISRKRKLLEKQKAGKKRMKAIGRVEVPQEAFIAALSNEEPKK from the coding sequence ATGCCCATTCCTGGTGATGCCCTGTTACAGTCGATTGCGCCCGCCGCCACCGACCCGTCCCTGATTCGTAACTTTTCGATTATCGCCCACATCGACCACGGTAAGTCGACGCTGGCGGATCGGATGCTGCAGCTAACCGGGGTCGTTTCGGACCGCGAGATGCGTGCCCAATACCTGGACCGGATGGACATTGAACGCGAACGCGGCATCACCATTAAATCCCAAGCCGTGCGGATGCCCTGGCAGGTAGGCGACACGGCCTACGCCCTGAACATGATTGACACCCCTGGTCACGTGGACTTTACCTATGAAGTCTCGCGTTCCCTGGCGGCTTGTGAAGGGGCAGTCCTGCTGGTGGACGCTTCCCAAGGCATCGAGGCGCAAACCCTGGCGAACCTCTACCTCGCCTTAGAGGGGGACTTGACCATTATCCCGGTGCTGAACAAGATTGACTTGCCCGGCGCGATGCCGGAAAAGCACGCCGAAGAACTGGCGAACCTCATCGGGTGCCAGCCCGAGGACTGCTTGCGAGTCTCGGGCAAGACCGGTGAGGGCGTGCAGGCCCTGCTGGACGAAATCGTCTCCCAAGTGCCGCCCCCCGCCGGACAACCCGACGCCCCGACCCGCGCACTCATTTTTGACTCGGTTTATGACACGTATCGTGGGGTCGTGACCTACGTGCGCGTCATGGACGGCTCGCTCACAGCCCGCCAGAAAATCAACATGATGTCCACCGGCACCACCCACGAACTGCTGGAACTCGGCGTCATCAGCCCCGATCCGATTCCCACGAAAGGTATCGGGGCGGGTGAAGTCGGCTACCTCATTACCGGGGTGAAGGACGTGCGCCAATCCCGCGTGGGCGATACCGTCACTTCTGCGGAAAAGGGCGCTAGCGAACCTTTGCCGGGCTACCGCGACCCGATGCCGATGGTGTTTTCGGGACTGTACCCGATTGACGGAACCGATTTCCCGGTGTTGCGCGACGCGCTGGACAAGCTGAAGCTAAACGATGCGTCCCTGACTTTTGAACCGGAATCATCGGCCGCCCTGGGGTCGGGTTTCCGTTGTGGTTTCTTGGGTTTGCTGCATCTCGAAATTATTCGCGAGCGTCTGGAACGCGAGTTCGACCTGGTGCTGATTTCCACCGCCCCTAACGTGGAATACGTGGTGGTGGCCGAGGACGGCACGGAAACTCACGTCATGAACCCTTCTGAGTTCCCCGAAGGAAAGGTCAAGGAGGTGCGCGAGCCGGTGGTGGCGGCGACCATCCTGACCCCCTCGGACTTTGTCGGTCCGGTCATGGAACTGTGCCAGGATCGGCGCGGCGCCATGAAGAATATGGAGTACTTGAGCTCCGACCGGGTGGAGCTGCATTACACCCTGCCGTTGGGCGAGATTGTTTACGACTTCTTTGACCAGCTGAAGTCCCGCACCAAAGGCTACGCCTCGCTGGACTACCACCTAGACGGAATGGCTCCGGCCGACCTGGTGCGGGTGGACATTTTGCTGAACGGGGAACAGGTCGACGCGTTTTCCGCCATAGTTCACAAGGACAATGCCTACAGTTACGGGACGGCGATGGCGACGAAGCTGCGCAAACTCATTCCGCGCCAACAGTTCGAGGTGCCTATCCAGGCGGCTATCGGCACCCGCATCATCGCCCGGGAAAATATCCGGGCGCTGCGCAAAGACATGCTCGCCAAGTGCTACGGCGGCGACATCAGCCGGAAACGCAAACTGTTGGAAAAGCAAAAGGCCGGCAAGAAACGCATGAAAGCCATCGGGCGGGTCGAGGTTCCCCAGGAGGCCTTCATCGCCGCGCTGTCCAACGAGGAGCCGAAAAAGTAA
- the trmB gene encoding tRNA (guanosine(46)-N7)-methyltransferase TrmB, translating to MGKTIRADAQSGGADEIPDRQRPYPRVRTFARRGDRMGQTLEKTFEKYKDAYLLDVKRGAGPTMAAEGERLDPRVVFGREAPLIVEVGCGNGEQITHAAALHPENNYLGFEVWLPGVAKIVSSAVRNYDGLPNLKVADVDALQALPILLGEATVHEMWTFFADPWPKTRHHKRRLVAPEFAAIVADLLEDGGRWRLATDWDDYAWQQRDVVESTLGLSNPHAGQRPDANDPQGQRGGFAPRFDGRVVTAFERRAAREGRDVHDLCVVRLARGSAEEREQAASFQVTARLGRVSETEKPAESGFAPSEPWYGAGEA from the coding sequence ATGGGCAAAACGATTCGAGCCGACGCCCAGTCCGGCGGGGCCGACGAAATTCCTGACCGCCAGCGGCCTTACCCGCGGGTCAGAACTTTTGCCCGGCGTGGGGACCGCATGGGCCAAACTCTGGAAAAGACCTTTGAAAAGTACAAAGACGCCTACCTGTTGGACGTGAAACGCGGGGCGGGGCCAACGATGGCGGCCGAGGGGGAGCGCCTGGATCCCCGCGTCGTGTTTGGCCGCGAGGCTCCGCTCATTGTCGAGGTCGGCTGCGGTAACGGTGAGCAAATCACTCACGCTGCCGCGCTGCACCCGGAGAACAACTACTTGGGATTTGAAGTGTGGCTGCCGGGGGTGGCGAAAATCGTGTCCTCCGCCGTACGCAACTATGACGGCTTGCCCAACCTGAAAGTCGCGGACGTCGACGCCCTGCAAGCCCTGCCCATTTTGCTGGGTGAGGCGACGGTACACGAAATGTGGACGTTTTTCGCTGACCCGTGGCCGAAAACTCGCCATCACAAGCGGCGTCTGGTGGCGCCGGAGTTTGCAGCAATCGTGGCTGACCTGCTGGAGGACGGGGGGCGGTGGCGCCTGGCGACTGATTGGGACGACTACGCTTGGCAGCAGCGTGACGTGGTTGAGTCCACACTCGGGTTGTCCAACCCGCACGCGGGGCAGCGTCCCGACGCAAACGATCCACAAGGCCAGCGCGGCGGTTTCGCGCCGCGTTTCGACGGTCGGGTGGTGACGGCCTTCGAGCGCCGGGCCGCCCGAGAAGGCCGTGACGTGCATGATTTGTGTGTGGTGCGCTTGGCGCGCGGCTCAGCGGAAGAACGTGAACAGGCGGCGTCGTTCCAGGTGACGGCCCGTTTGGGGCGGGTCAGCGAGACCGAGAAGCCCGCCGAGTCTGGATTTGCGCCCAGCGAGCCGTGGTACGGGGCGGGCGAAGCCTGA